In Alistipes ihumii AP11, a genomic segment contains:
- a CDS encoding site-specific DNA-methyltransferase, producing MKGNNKEYIVECVDGAKGILSLPAKSIKLVYGSPPYPNADRNYGNWSSAEYIDKISPFIDAACAKLRDDGFLVINVKANREKPRKGINSTRSLIVEKLAIELEERWHLYCVDIEIWIKDNPVPTGLRVACQDAYEQNLWFSVSPQWKINIDDIRREYDAETLKAYAHNEFKPRANGLSYVRKAKHIKPNPKGALPLNVIKGSVSSKQSEHQAVQPGYLPAKYIKACTKEGDLVVDPWLGSGTTGYECLKLGRRFAGYDISKEYVEYSSHSLDILSEELAMVSKISKQRESIQRKFVQALGIAVVEHSALNERPLRLKLSKPIPIELLIYAFPATNPPGGRSIHEYKFNLNVPNQEKGQKGNFDSSAYTLLVSYVEDYDVFVLYDAEKHKNFSYNANVQCKDDLILHAMQEKVARGIKTNGEVLYAARAEYLSEAIKARLIGE from the coding sequence ATGAAAGGGAATAATAAAGAATATATTGTTGAATGTGTAGATGGAGCAAAAGGAATTTTGTCTCTTCCTGCGAAATCTATCAAATTGGTTTATGGGTCGCCTCCATACCCCAATGCCGATCGTAATTACGGTAATTGGTCTTCTGCGGAGTATATAGATAAAATATCGCCTTTTATTGATGCTGCTTGTGCTAAGCTCCGTGACGATGGTTTCTTGGTTATCAATGTTAAAGCCAATAGAGAAAAACCGCGCAAAGGAATAAATAGTACTCGGTCCCTTATTGTCGAAAAATTGGCGATTGAATTGGAGGAAAGATGGCATCTATATTGTGTGGACATTGAAATATGGATTAAAGATAATCCTGTCCCTACGGGTCTCCGTGTAGCTTGTCAAGATGCCTATGAACAGAATCTATGGTTTTCTGTTAGCCCACAATGGAAAATAAATATTGATGATATTCGAAGAGAATATGATGCAGAGACATTAAAGGCGTATGCTCATAATGAATTTAAACCTCGTGCTAATGGGCTTTCTTATGTAAGGAAAGCCAAACATATAAAACCGAATCCCAAAGGGGCGCTTCCTCTTAATGTTATAAAGGGAAGTGTGTCATCAAAACAATCAGAGCATCAGGCTGTGCAACCAGGGTATCTTCCTGCTAAATATATTAAAGCATGTACGAAGGAAGGAGATTTGGTGGTTGATCCATGGCTTGGATCCGGAACTACTGGGTATGAGTGTTTGAAACTTGGACGACGTTTTGCCGGATATGACATTAGCAAGGAGTATGTTGAATATTCGAGTCATTCATTAGATATCTTATCGGAGGAATTGGCTATGGTAAGCAAAATATCCAAACAAAGGGAGTCCATTCAGCGGAAGTTTGTTCAGGCTTTGGGAATTGCAGTTGTGGAACATAGTGCTCTTAATGAAAGACCTTTAAGACTTAAGCTTTCGAAACCAATCCCAATCGAATTGCTTATTTATGCATTTCCTGCAACGAATCCACCAGGAGGACGGAGTATTCATGAGTATAAATTTAATTTGAATGTTCCCAATCAAGAAAAAGGACAAAAAGGTAATTTTGATTCTTCTGCATATACTCTGTTAGTCTCGTATGTTGAAGATTATGACGTATTTGTCTTATATGATGCGGAAAAACACAAGAACTTTTCTTATAATGCTAATGTCCAGTGTAAAGATGATTTAATCCTTCACGCCATGCAAGAGAAAGTTGCTAGGGGCATTAAAACAAATGGAGAGGTGTTGTATGCTGCACGGGCAGAGTATTTATCTGAGGCTATTAAAGCAAGATTAATTGGAGAATGA